From one Mucilaginibacter inviolabilis genomic stretch:
- a CDS encoding PLP-dependent aminotransferase family protein, whose translation MLLAEILIHIDKTAQTPVYLQIANGIINQIRQGKLKPGSALPGSRVLAEKLTIHRQTVVAAYDELYAQSWVDVYPRKGIFVAKNLPDIKPRSLPESAEPSGYPKKTYFEVDDNKIPFPQLFQPVNNAHLIFNDGFPDTRLAPIELLVREYRRFGNYHFTSKYWMYGSEYGSENLRTELARFLAETRGLQVNPEHIIITKGSQMAIYLIAQLLLSKNDTVIAADPGYPEANHTFQQAGAQMAIVPVDEHGINLEAVEAICKKKKVKIVYVIPHHHRPTTVTLSSERRMQLLELAHKYRFAIIEDDYDYDFHYSSGPILPLASADYYGSIIYIGSFCKTIAPGIRIGFMVAPPNLIVQAARLRKLIDRQGELLLEEAMANLLKNGDIGRHLKKTNKIYHERRDMLCQLLHEQLHEHISFKIPDGGFAVWVNYLHGIKAKEVSEKAAAMGLSVGNGTGYFHDANYAPSSVRLGFAALAPKELETATGILTAAVKKLL comes from the coding sequence ATGCTTTTAGCCGAAATTTTGATACATATTGACAAAACTGCGCAAACGCCGGTTTATCTCCAAATTGCCAACGGTATTATTAACCAGATACGCCAGGGTAAGTTAAAACCAGGATCGGCTTTACCGGGCAGCCGTGTACTGGCCGAAAAACTGACTATACACCGCCAAACCGTGGTTGCTGCCTATGATGAGCTGTATGCGCAAAGCTGGGTTGACGTTTATCCCCGTAAAGGCATTTTTGTAGCTAAAAACCTGCCCGATATTAAACCCAGGTCATTACCTGAATCTGCTGAACCAAGCGGATACCCTAAAAAGACTTATTTTGAAGTAGATGACAATAAGATCCCTTTTCCGCAGTTATTTCAGCCCGTTAATAATGCCCATCTGATATTTAATGATGGTTTTCCGGATACACGTTTAGCGCCGATAGAGCTGCTTGTACGCGAATACAGGCGTTTTGGCAATTATCATTTTACTTCAAAATACTGGATGTACGGTTCGGAGTATGGCTCCGAAAATTTGCGAACTGAGCTTGCGCGTTTTTTGGCTGAAACACGAGGATTACAGGTTAATCCCGAACATATTATCATTACCAAAGGATCGCAAATGGCCATATACCTTATTGCCCAGCTATTGCTTTCCAAAAACGATACGGTAATTGCCGCCGACCCAGGATACCCGGAAGCCAATCATACCTTTCAGCAGGCCGGCGCACAGATGGCCATTGTTCCGGTTGATGAGCATGGGATAAATCTGGAAGCGGTGGAAGCCATCTGCAAAAAGAAAAAAGTAAAAATTGTGTATGTAATTCCGCATCATCACCGCCCTACCACGGTTACTTTAAGCTCCGAAAGGCGCATGCAGCTACTCGAGCTTGCCCACAAATACCGTTTCGCAATTATTGAAGATGACTATGATTATGACTTTCATTATTCAAGTGGCCCTATATTGCCATTAGCCAGCGCCGACTATTATGGGAGCATCATTTACATCGGCTCGTTTTGCAAAACCATTGCGCCAGGTATCCGCATCGGTTTTATGGTAGCTCCACCCAACTTAATTGTGCAGGCGGCACGGTTACGTAAACTGATTGACCGACAAGGTGAGCTCCTTTTAGAAGAAGCTATGGCCAATCTGTTAAAGAATGGCGATATAGGCAGGCATCTGAAAAAAACCAATAAAATTTATCACGAACGGCGCGATATGCTTTGCCAATTACTCCACGAGCAGCTTCATGAGCATATCAGCTTTAAAATACCCGATGGAGGTTTTGCTGTTTGGGTAAACTATCTCCATGGCATTAAAGCTAAAGAAGTATCCGAAAAAGCTGCCGCTATGGGATTATCTGTAGGTAACGGTACCGGTTATTTTCATGATGCAAATTATGCCCCTTCGTCGGTAAGATTAGGTTTTGCAGCTTTAGCCCCAAAGGAATTGGAAACTGCTACTGGTATATTAACAGCAGCGGTTAAAAAGTTGCTTTAA